One segment of Pseudanabaena sp. FACHB-2040 DNA contains the following:
- a CDS encoding carboxypeptidase regulatory-like domain-containing protein, protein MRRVIPIILGCIGAAAGAAPALAHGVVLNYQPANSIAVEATFDNGEPMADAQVLVYSPESPSEPWAEGTTDAQGRFLFSPDASLPGTWEVSVRQAGHGGIVAIPVEGTSVATTAEGSGSGGGEATSNSETMSARPQAATAGPSPVQQGIMVGSVIWGFIGTALFFSRGKR, encoded by the coding sequence ATGAGACGTGTAATACCAATCATTTTGGGATGTATTGGGGCAGCAGCGGGGGCTGCCCCTGCCCTGGCGCACGGAGTCGTGCTTAACTACCAGCCCGCCAACAGCATTGCGGTGGAGGCTACCTTCGACAATGGGGAGCCGATGGCCGATGCTCAGGTTTTGGTGTATTCTCCCGAGAGCCCGTCGGAACCTTGGGCTGAGGGCACAACCGACGCGCAGGGGAGGTTTTTGTTTTCGCCTGATGCGTCGCTGCCCGGCACTTGGGAAGTGTCTGTGCGCCAAGCCGGTCACGGCGGCATCGTCGCGATCCCGGTTGAAGGCACTTCCGTAGCGACCACTGCTGAGGGGTCTGGGTCTGGTGGCGGCGAGGCCACCTCCAACTCAGAGACAATGTCTGCTCGCCCTCAGGCCGCCACCGCTGGGCCTTCGCCGGTGCAGCAGGGGATCATGGTGGGATCGGTGATTTGGGGCTTTATTGGCACGGCGCTGTTCTTTTCGCGGGGTAAGCGTTAG
- a CDS encoding DUF4382 domain-containing protein, producing MQETVIRLARAGLLAVLLPLTLQACGGDSPTATDTASPDPQIAASGTAGEGTLVVRANGEDFVRQGFTTSDGWEMEFDNVYVTLANVTAYQTDPPFDPQATQEINAQETVSVSEPITVDLAEGDEAADPVMVAEVKAPEGRYNALSWEMVAAPEGPAEGYSIVLQGTATRDGQTLPFVLRLSEELAFTCGDFVGDQRKGILSGDDEADLEATFHFDHLFGDGEAPADDEINTGALGFDPLAALAEGGRVEANSQQLSERLAPADYQKLLEILPSLGHVGEGHCEETNLTA from the coding sequence ATGCAAGAAACGGTGATCAGACTGGCTAGGGCAGGACTGTTGGCAGTCCTGCTGCCCCTGACGCTACAGGCCTGTGGCGGTGATTCGCCCACGGCTACCGATACTGCTAGCCCAGATCCTCAGATAGCGGCATCTGGAACTGCAGGGGAAGGAACTCTAGTCGTTCGAGCCAATGGTGAGGACTTTGTGCGCCAAGGGTTCACCACCAGTGATGGGTGGGAAATGGAATTTGACAACGTCTATGTGACGCTGGCCAACGTTACTGCCTACCAAACCGATCCGCCGTTTGATCCGCAAGCTACCCAAGAAATCAATGCTCAGGAGACCGTTTCGGTGTCGGAGCCAATTACGGTGGATTTGGCTGAGGGGGATGAGGCTGCAGATCCGGTCATGGTTGCCGAGGTCAAAGCGCCCGAGGGTCGCTACAATGCCCTATCGTGGGAGATGGTCGCGGCCCCTGAAGGTCCAGCCGAGGGCTATTCCATAGTGCTGCAGGGTACGGCAACTCGCGATGGGCAAACCCTGCCCTTTGTCTTGAGACTGTCTGAGGAGCTAGCGTTTACCTGCGGCGACTTCGTTGGGGATCAGCGCAAAGGCATTCTAAGCGGCGATGATGAGGCTGACTTGGAGGCAACCTTCCATTTCGACCACCTCTTTGGCGATGGCGAAGCCCCTGCTGACGACGAAATTAATACAGGCGCTTTGGGCTTTGATCCCCTTGCGGCGCTGGCTGAAGGGGGTCGGGTTGAGGCAAATAGTCAGCAGCTTAGCGAACGTCTTGCCCCTGCTGATTACCAGAAGCTTCTAGAAATCCTGCCCAGCCTCGGCCATGTCGGCGAGGGCCACTGCGAAGAGACGAATTTGACTGCATGA
- a CDS encoding esterase, with amino-acid sequence MTLKVLSLGAEVGEADWLLVALHGWGANAEDLASLAPYLQLSGFQMLFPNAPFPHPQVPLGRMWYGFPYSYDFRRPYDFAEQADFQESRRLLQDWLNSLADSTGIPLSRTILAGFSQGGAMALDVGSALPLAGQMILSGYLHAPLEASVSNRPVLLVHGRVDPIVPLPKAHQAKAALEAQGITVQYHEMAMGHEILPDVIRLMTVFCEDLRQGQSGVTAKLLG; translated from the coding sequence TTGACGCTTAAGGTACTGTCTTTGGGGGCTGAGGTAGGGGAGGCAGATTGGCTGCTAGTGGCACTGCATGGTTGGGGAGCCAATGCTGAAGACTTAGCCAGTCTAGCCCCGTACCTGCAGCTCTCAGGGTTTCAAATGCTGTTTCCCAATGCCCCCTTTCCCCATCCTCAAGTGCCGTTGGGCCGTATGTGGTATGGGTTTCCCTACAGCTATGACTTTCGCCGCCCCTACGATTTTGCAGAGCAGGCAGATTTTCAGGAAAGTCGTCGGCTGCTGCAGGACTGGCTGAACTCATTGGCAGATAGCACTGGAATTCCGCTTAGCCGCACGATCTTAGCCGGGTTTTCCCAAGGTGGGGCAATGGCGCTAGATGTGGGCAGTGCGCTACCGCTGGCAGGACAGATGATCTTAAGCGGCTATCTTCATGCTCCCTTAGAAGCCTCAGTTAGCAACCGCCCTGTGCTGCTGGTGCATGGTCGGGTTGACCCGATTGTGCCGCTACCCAAAGCTCATCAAGCTAAGGCTGCATTAGAAGCGCAGGGAATCACTGTGCAATATCACGAGATGGCTATGGGGCATGAAATCTTACCCGACGTTATCCGGCTTATGACTGTCTTTTGCGAAGATTTGCGGCAAGGGCAGAGTGGAGTGACTGCTAAATTATTAGGATAA
- a CDS encoding DUF2555 domain-containing protein, with product MATIHVSQQEVSAMTPETVAELASRLEQDAYDNAFEGLNDWHLLRAIAFQRPELVKSYVYLLDIEPFDEE from the coding sequence ATGGCGACTATTCATGTGTCTCAGCAGGAAGTTTCTGCGATGACGCCCGAAACGGTGGCTGAACTGGCTAGCCGGTTGGAGCAAGATGCCTATGACAATGCCTTTGAAGGGCTCAATGATTGGCATTTGCTGCGCGCGATCGCATTTCAGCGACCCGAACTGGTTAAGTCTTACGTGTATCTGCTCGACATTGAACCCTTTGATGAAGAGTAA
- the coaBC gene encoding bifunctional phosphopantothenoylcysteine decarboxylase/phosphopantothenate--cysteine ligase CoaBC: MSQKQRVLIGMGGGIAAYKVCDAISALAKSGTEVRVLLTERAQQFVTPLTVATLARHPAYTDADFWNASQGRPLHIELGEWADVFLIAPLTANTLAKLTHGFADNLLTNTVLASTCPILLAPAMNTDMWQQQAVQENWQRILTFSRYHSVGPGEGVLACDRIGTGRMAEPADILAHLKSLLHTGGNRDLAGQTVLISSGSTREHLDPVRFIGNPSTGKMGLALAQAALHRGAQVTLVHGPMEESLRSRLLGIQAIPVTTAAQMQQAMLSALPQADWIFMAAAVADVKPAVQAETKLAKQDLPESLPLEQVPDIVATLAQRRTPQQHLIGFAAQTGDIIPPALDKLKRKGLDAIVANPVDQPGSGFGTDTNQAVVLQKGGREDAIAPCSKLEMAHRILDILLSKPCRLLQ, translated from the coding sequence TTGAGCCAGAAACAGCGGGTTCTGATTGGCATGGGTGGGGGCATCGCAGCCTACAAGGTCTGTGATGCCATTTCTGCGTTGGCAAAATCGGGAACTGAGGTGCGCGTTTTGCTGACTGAGCGGGCGCAGCAGTTTGTTACGCCTTTAACCGTGGCAACGCTAGCCCGCCACCCTGCCTATACTGACGCGGATTTTTGGAATGCAAGTCAAGGTCGCCCGCTGCACATTGAGCTGGGCGAGTGGGCTGACGTGTTTTTAATCGCCCCGCTCACGGCGAATACTCTGGCGAAACTGACCCACGGCTTTGCTGACAACCTGCTGACCAATACCGTACTGGCCTCGACCTGCCCTATCCTGCTGGCCCCAGCCATGAATACTGACATGTGGCAACAGCAGGCAGTGCAGGAGAACTGGCAGAGAATTTTGACCTTTTCCCGCTATCACAGCGTGGGGCCGGGGGAGGGAGTGCTGGCTTGCGATCGCATCGGCACCGGACGCATGGCCGAACCTGCAGACATTCTGGCTCACCTCAAATCGCTGCTGCACACGGGCGGCAACCGGGATCTGGCTGGGCAAACCGTTCTGATCAGCTCAGGCAGCACCCGCGAACACCTCGACCCAGTCCGCTTTATCGGTAACCCCTCGACCGGCAAGATGGGCCTGGCTCTAGCCCAGGCGGCGCTGCATCGAGGCGCACAGGTAACCCTGGTGCATGGACCGATGGAGGAGAGTTTGCGATCGCGGCTGCTGGGAATTCAAGCTATTCCCGTCACCACTGCTGCCCAGATGCAGCAGGCAATGCTCTCGGCCCTACCCCAGGCCGACTGGATCTTTATGGCAGCGGCAGTGGCCGACGTTAAACCTGCGGTGCAGGCAGAAACTAAGCTAGCAAAGCAAGACTTGCCAGAGTCCCTACCTTTAGAGCAAGTGCCGGATATCGTGGCGACCCTAGCCCAAAGACGAACACCTCAGCAGCACCTAATTGGCTTTGCCGCGCAAACTGGAGACATCATTCCCCCTGCTCTAGATAAGCTCAAGCGTAAGGGGCTAGATGCGATTGTGGCGAACCCGGTAGACCAGCCCGGCAGTGGCTTTGGGACGGATACTAATCAGGCGGTGGTGCTGCAAAAAGGGGGGAGGGAAGATGCGATTGCTCCCTGCTCTAAGCTGGAAATGGCTCACCGCATTTTGGATATCCTCTTGAGCAAGCCTTGTAGGCTGCTGCAATAA
- a CDS encoding AAA family ATPase, with translation MLDVIQTNRRCAFCEKGELGVDYLIAGPSSFICNECVTNAADLLAARNGYTDVDPTQPLRVGLEPSKFVHTVLKKHFYPTYVTDVVTSSRVFPARMRADLQKALNHLFNQREGVTFLGVHVSYSYETCTFSLLLDDIRETAVIAPARYEEVDIGEDEPVRCLENGLWLVSEHNVRYAVLLSPQKEHSRCVGSHLEVAVLAGTEGQTIVSEIFKQAENAIAQAKSYRGKVLSLETGDNYSGHSVGVTVHRLDPIDQDDLVLPAATIELLRRNVIEFAQRRKELAAFNMPLKKGLLFYGPPGTGKSFTIRYLATLLPGHTTLLVTAEQIGLIREYIALARLLQPSMVVIEDADLIARDRDTMSGSCEEAMLNRLLNEMDGLAEDAELIFILSTNRPETIEAAVAGRPGRIDQAIEFPLPDEAGRKKLATVYARNVPVADDVLNGIVAKTKNVSAAFIKELMRRATQFYLENNRSGSLSIQDIDEALTEMLFTGGQLNVKLLGGDIGSLAEKDIS, from the coding sequence ATGCTTGATGTGATTCAAACCAATCGTCGGTGCGCGTTTTGTGAAAAGGGCGAGCTCGGCGTCGATTATTTGATTGCAGGACCATCGAGCTTTATTTGTAACGAATGTGTAACCAATGCAGCCGATTTATTAGCTGCGCGAAACGGATATACAGATGTTGATCCAACACAGCCTTTACGAGTTGGGTTAGAGCCGAGCAAATTTGTTCATACGGTGCTCAAGAAACATTTCTACCCAACCTATGTTACTGACGTTGTTACCTCCAGTCGGGTTTTTCCTGCCAGAATGCGGGCTGACTTGCAAAAAGCGTTAAATCACCTGTTCAACCAGCGTGAAGGCGTCACTTTTTTGGGAGTCCATGTTAGCTATTCCTACGAAACCTGCACCTTCTCATTGCTGTTAGATGACATTCGAGAGACAGCTGTAATCGCTCCTGCCCGCTATGAAGAAGTTGACATCGGAGAAGACGAACCTGTCCGATGTTTAGAGAATGGGTTATGGCTCGTCAGCGAACACAACGTCCGCTATGCTGTCTTGTTATCACCCCAGAAGGAACACAGTAGATGCGTCGGTTCTCACTTGGAAGTTGCTGTGCTGGCAGGAACAGAGGGGCAAACTATTGTCTCCGAAATTTTTAAACAGGCTGAAAACGCGATCGCTCAAGCAAAATCCTACCGGGGCAAAGTGCTTTCCCTCGAAACAGGTGATAACTACTCGGGGCATAGTGTGGGGGTCACCGTTCATCGACTTGATCCGATCGATCAAGACGATCTGGTGTTGCCTGCTGCCACCATTGAGCTGCTGAGGCGCAATGTCATTGAGTTTGCCCAGCGGCGCAAGGAACTGGCAGCCTTTAACATGCCTCTCAAAAAAGGCTTGTTGTTCTACGGTCCACCGGGGACAGGCAAAAGTTTTACCATCCGCTATCTGGCAACGCTCTTACCCGGACACACCACCCTATTAGTCACTGCCGAACAAATTGGGTTAATTCGTGAATACATTGCACTGGCACGATTGTTACAACCGTCGATGGTGGTAATTGAAGATGCCGACCTGATTGCACGCGATCGCGACACTATGTCAGGCTCTTGCGAAGAAGCGATGCTCAATCGACTGCTGAATGAAATGGATGGGTTAGCAGAAGATGCTGAACTCATTTTCATTCTCTCCACCAACCGCCCAGAGACGATTGAAGCCGCTGTCGCAGGTCGTCCGGGGCGCATTGACCAGGCGATCGAATTTCCGTTACCTGATGAAGCTGGGCGTAAAAAGCTGGCAACGGTCTACGCCAGAAATGTGCCGGTTGCCGACGACGTTCTCAACGGGATTGTTGCTAAGACAAAGAATGTCAGTGCCGCATTCATCAAAGAATTAATGCGACGAGCAACTCAGTTTTACCTCGAAAACAACCGCTCAGGGTCGCTCTCCATACAAGACATTGACGAAGCACTCACCGAAATGTTGTTTACCGGAGGGCAACTGAACGTAAAACTTCTTGGTGGTGACATCGGTTCCTTAGCTGAGAAAGACATCTCCTGA
- a CDS encoding carbonic anhydrase: MTAWLGTGALAQAVERGGSRTKQDQLVAATPGGAHPQSTLTPDQALAQLMEGNQRFVARRQSNPHQDFARLTEVATGQAPFAAILGCADSRVVPEIAFDQGIGDLFVVRVAGNIAITEDIASEEYAVGVLGAPLLMVLGHERCGAVAAALEGGELPGVIESLAIAIRPAVQSSEGEAGDRLTNAVKANVRLQVERLQTSSVIAAAVQEGTLKVVGAYYDLDTGEISLVS; this comes from the coding sequence TTGACAGCTTGGTTAGGAACGGGTGCATTAGCCCAAGCCGTCGAACGCGGGGGATCTCGTACTAAGCAAGATCAACTTGTTGCGGCCACTCCCGGCGGGGCTCATCCCCAGAGCACTTTGACTCCCGATCAGGCGCTGGCGCAACTCATGGAAGGAAATCAGCGATTCGTTGCAAGAAGACAGAGCAATCCTCATCAAGATTTTGCCCGCCTTACTGAAGTTGCAACAGGGCAAGCTCCCTTTGCCGCCATTCTCGGTTGTGCAGACTCACGAGTGGTGCCAGAGATCGCGTTTGACCAGGGAATTGGCGATCTCTTTGTCGTCCGTGTGGCTGGCAATATTGCCATCACTGAAGACATTGCTAGTGAAGAGTATGCCGTGGGTGTATTGGGAGCCCCCCTGCTCATGGTTTTGGGACATGAGCGATGTGGTGCAGTGGCGGCAGCTCTAGAGGGGGGTGAATTGCCAGGTGTTATTGAATCACTCGCAATAGCAATTCGGCCGGCAGTTCAATCCTCGGAGGGAGAAGCAGGCGATCGCCTCACAAACGCAGTCAAAGCAAATGTGCGCTTACAGGTAGAACGATTACAAACCTCTTCTGTAATTGCTGCAGCTGTGCAAGAAGGCACACTCAAAGTCGTTGGTGCCTACTATGACTTGGATACAGGCGAGATTAGTTTAGTCAGCTAG
- a CDS encoding type II toxin-antitoxin system PemK/MazF family toxin: MLIDRGNIYWVTLDSDIPHPYVILQDNLFNHSRLPTVVACALTTNPKRVGLPGNVALEAGEAGLPKRSVVEAGKLTSLQKTQLGPYIGTLTEARVTEILDGIRFLQRITR; encoded by the coding sequence ATGTTGATCGACCGGGGCAACATCTACTGGGTCACGCTCGATTCCGACATTCCCCACCCCTACGTCATCCTTCAGGACAACCTGTTTAACCACAGCCGCCTCCCCACCGTGGTCGCCTGCGCCCTCACGACCAACCCCAAGCGTGTTGGCCTCCCCGGCAACGTGGCCCTTGAAGCTGGCGAGGCCGGACTCCCGAAGCGAAGCGTTGTCGAGGCGGGCAAACTCACGTCTCTGCAAAAAACTCAGCTTGGCCCCTATATCGGCACCCTCACCGAGGCGCGGGTGACCGAGATTCTCGACGGCATCCGGTTCCTTCAACGGATTACCCGATGA